Proteins from a genomic interval of Caulobacter sp. SL161:
- a CDS encoding competence/damage-inducible protein A, whose translation MTATKSERVTAAVMIIGDEILSGRTQDTNLSAIAKYLATYGVDLCEARVVPDVEQEIIDAVNALRTKYDYVITTGGIGPTHDDITADSIAKAFGVTAPEHPEIIAMLTARWGDQLNAARRRMAHVPEGGSLVKNPVQGPPGFQKDNVFVLAGVPSIMRGMLEDVGPRLRTGAVVLAKTVRVTGTGEGVIAAPLEAVAKAHPEMSLGSYPFFAPPDVYGANLVLRGRDAAELDIAVSELISALAEAGAKNVELLADPA comes from the coding sequence ATGACAGCCACCAAAAGCGAGCGCGTGACAGCCGCGGTGATGATCATCGGCGACGAGATCCTGTCGGGCCGCACCCAGGACACCAACCTCTCGGCCATCGCCAAGTATCTGGCGACCTATGGCGTGGACCTGTGCGAAGCCCGCGTGGTGCCCGATGTCGAGCAGGAGATCATCGACGCGGTGAACGCCCTGCGGACCAAGTACGACTACGTCATCACCACCGGCGGCATCGGTCCGACCCACGACGACATCACCGCCGACTCGATCGCCAAGGCCTTTGGCGTCACCGCGCCCGAGCATCCCGAGATCATCGCCATGCTGACGGCTCGCTGGGGCGACCAGCTGAACGCGGCGCGCCGGCGCATGGCGCATGTGCCCGAGGGCGGCAGCCTGGTGAAGAACCCCGTGCAGGGCCCGCCCGGCTTCCAGAAGGACAACGTCTTCGTCCTGGCGGGCGTGCCCTCGATCATGCGCGGCATGCTGGAGGACGTTGGCCCGCGCCTGCGCACCGGCGCTGTGGTGCTGGCCAAGACGGTGCGGGTGACCGGCACGGGCGAGGGCGTCATCGCCGCGCCGCTGGAGGCCGTGGCCAAGGCCCACCCGGAGATGTCGCTGGGCAGCTATCCGTTCTTCGCGCCGCCGGACGTCTATGGCGCCAATCTTGTGCTGCGCGGACGCGATGCGGCGGAGCTGGACATCGCTGTGAGCGAGCTGATCTCGGCCTTGGCCGAAGCGGGCGCCAAGAACGTCGAGCTTTTGGCCGATCCGGCCTGA
- a CDS encoding S9 family peptidase, producing the protein MLQTSFRRRAIALAASVAIAALSSGAALAADGYKAPPAPIAQILDAAPTPSIAVSPDRKVLAQLGRENLPSIAAVSEPILRLGGYRINPRNNGPIEARSSWMNALSFQDVATGKTRAVALPVGARFLAPSWSPDGGKMAFIMDGKESLELWVVDVKAATARKASDVAVSGVFGAGYDWLPDGSGFLVQAVVAGRGAPPVKDQTPTGPTIQESKGRTAAIRTYQDLLTNAHEEALFDYYFTAQLTRVDLADGKTTAVGKPGVISGFSVSPDGKYVLTNRLKRPYSYLVPANQFPTEIAVSTIDGRPVKTLVDRPLADNLPAAFDAVPTGVRSVSWRADAPATLVWAEAQDGGDPRKKVAIHDSVFLQAAPFDGAPTKLIDLEQRYRGIEWGRGDVALLTSRWWQTRNQKLILIDPSKPGAGRVIVDRNYQDRYNDPGRALTRRDARGEDLLHFTPDGKSVFVVGDGASAKGEFPFVGRMSLADGKVTKLWQAQGPYYQVPVALADEAGKTVITRRESAKEQPNFYIHAVAPGAKAKALTSFPDRAPQFAGVTKQTITYKRADGVTLSGVLYLPPGYDKAKDGPLPLLMWAYPAEFTDAAVASQTVDEGNRFTRPGGSSHLFLLTQGYAILDNPAFPIIGQNGAEPNDTYIEQLTADAQAAVDAVVALGVADRDRIAVGGHSYGAFMTANLLAHTRLFRAGIARSGAYNRTLTPFGFQAEQRTYWEATDTYTKMSPFTYAPNIKDPILLIHGEADDNSGTFPVQSERFYAALKGAGATVRYVTLPNEAHGYRARESTGHTLWEMAQWMDKYVKNAPPRAK; encoded by the coding sequence ATGTTGCAGACTTCGTTCCGGCGCCGCGCGATCGCGCTGGCCGCCTCGGTCGCGATCGCGGCGCTGTCCTCGGGCGCGGCGCTGGCCGCCGACGGCTACAAGGCGCCGCCTGCGCCGATCGCCCAGATCCTGGACGCCGCCCCGACGCCCAGCATCGCCGTCAGCCCCGACCGCAAGGTGCTGGCCCAGCTGGGCCGCGAGAACCTGCCGTCGATCGCCGCGGTGTCCGAGCCGATCCTGCGGTTGGGCGGGTACCGGATCAATCCGCGCAACAACGGTCCGATCGAGGCCCGTTCGTCCTGGATGAACGCCCTGTCGTTCCAGGACGTGGCGACCGGCAAGACGCGGGCTGTGGCCTTGCCGGTCGGCGCGCGTTTCCTGGCGCCCAGCTGGTCGCCGGACGGCGGCAAGATGGCCTTCATCATGGACGGCAAGGAAAGCCTCGAGCTGTGGGTCGTGGACGTGAAGGCCGCCACGGCGCGCAAGGCCTCGGACGTCGCCGTCAGCGGCGTGTTCGGCGCGGGCTATGACTGGCTGCCGGACGGTTCGGGCTTCCTGGTGCAGGCGGTGGTGGCCGGGCGCGGCGCGCCGCCGGTCAAGGACCAGACGCCGACGGGCCCGACGATCCAGGAGTCCAAGGGCCGCACGGCCGCCATCCGCACCTATCAGGACCTGCTGACCAACGCCCACGAAGAGGCGCTGTTCGACTACTACTTCACCGCGCAGCTGACCCGCGTGGACCTGGCCGACGGCAAGACGACGGCGGTCGGCAAGCCGGGCGTGATCTCCGGCTTCAGCGTCTCGCCCGACGGCAAGTACGTGCTGACCAACCGCCTGAAGCGTCCCTACAGCTACCTGGTCCCGGCCAACCAGTTCCCGACCGAGATCGCGGTCTCCACGATCGACGGCCGGCCGGTGAAGACCCTGGTCGACCGTCCCCTGGCCGACAATCTGCCCGCCGCCTTCGACGCCGTGCCGACCGGCGTGCGCTCGGTCAGCTGGCGCGCTGACGCCCCGGCCACCCTGGTCTGGGCCGAGGCCCAGGACGGCGGTGACCCGCGCAAGAAGGTGGCGATCCACGACAGCGTCTTCCTGCAGGCCGCGCCGTTCGACGGCGCGCCGACCAAGCTGATCGACCTGGAGCAGCGCTATCGGGGGATCGAATGGGGCCGCGGCGACGTGGCCCTGCTGACCAGCCGCTGGTGGCAGACCCGCAACCAGAAGCTCATCCTGATCGACCCCTCCAAGCCGGGCGCCGGCCGCGTGATCGTCGATCGAAACTATCAGGACCGCTACAACGATCCGGGCCGCGCCCTGACCCGTCGCGACGCGCGAGGCGAGGACCTGCTGCACTTCACGCCTGACGGCAAGTCGGTGTTCGTGGTCGGCGACGGCGCCTCGGCCAAGGGCGAGTTTCCGTTCGTGGGCCGCATGTCGCTGGCCGACGGCAAGGTGACCAAGCTCTGGCAGGCCCAGGGGCCGTACTATCAGGTCCCGGTCGCCCTGGCCGACGAGGCGGGCAAGACGGTGATCACCCGCCGTGAGAGCGCCAAGGAGCAGCCCAACTTCTACATCCACGCCGTCGCGCCGGGCGCCAAGGCCAAGGCCCTGACCAGCTTCCCCGACCGCGCGCCGCAGTTCGCGGGCGTGACCAAGCAGACCATCACCTACAAGCGCGCGGACGGCGTGACCCTGTCGGGCGTGCTCTATCTGCCGCCGGGCTATGACAAGGCCAAGGACGGTCCGCTGCCGCTGCTGATGTGGGCCTATCCGGCCGAGTTCACCGACGCGGCCGTGGCCAGCCAGACGGTGGACGAGGGCAACCGCTTCACCCGGCCGGGCGGCTCCAGCCACCTGTTCCTGCTGACCCAGGGCTACGCCATCCTCGACAATCCGGCGTTCCCGATCATCGGCCAGAACGGGGCCGAGCCCAACGACACCTATATCGAGCAGCTGACCGCCGACGCTCAGGCCGCTGTGGACGCCGTGGTCGCCTTGGGCGTGGCCGATCGCGACCGGATCGCCGTGGGCGGCCACAGCTATGGCGCGTTCATGACCGCCAACCTGTTGGCCCACACGCGCCTGTTCCGGGCCGGCATCGCCCGCTCGGGCGCCTACAACCGCACCCTGACGCCGTTCGGCTTCCAGGCCGAGCAGCGCACCTACTGGGAGGCGACCGACACCTATACGAAGATGAGCCCGTTCACCTACGCCCCGAACATCAAGGACCCGATCCTGCTGATCCACGGCGAGGCCGACGACAACTCGGGCACCTTCCCGGTGCAGAGCGAGCGCTTCTACGCGGCGCTGAAGGGGGCGGGGGCGACGGTCCGCTACGTGACCCTGCCCAACGAAGCCCACGGCTATCGCGCGCGGGAGTCCACCGGCCACACCCTTTGGGAAATGGCCCAGTGGATGGACAAGTATGTGAAGAACGCGCCGCCGCGCGCGAAGTGA
- a CDS encoding Xaa-Pro dipeptidase, whose protein sequence is MRKGIKIAALMTGAAVALAGAASAAEVKAVSAARLLDVASGKYVDNPLVIVTDGRITSIGKKGDAVPAGAVAVDLPGATLLPGLIDMHVHLDSLAEVGGYNSLEYSDRFWSVIQTANAKKTLEAGFTTVRNVGAADYDDVGLREAIDAGYVPGPRIVTAAISFGATGGHCDSTFFPPSMDQKNPFNSDSPDEARKAVRTLKKYGAQVIKICATGGVFSRGNEPGQQQLTYEEMKAVVDEAHMAGIKVAAHAHGASGIREAVRAGVDTIEHASLVDDEGIKLAVQKGAYFSMDIYNTDYTQAEGKKNGVLEDNLRKDRDIGELQRENFRKALKAGVKMVYGTDAGIYPHGDNAKQFAVMVRYGATPLQAIQSATVTAAEALGRGKDVGQVAVGRYGDMIAVAGDPLADVTTLEKPVFVMKGGAVVKAP, encoded by the coding sequence ATGCGTAAGGGGATCAAGATCGCGGCGCTGATGACGGGCGCGGCGGTGGCCTTGGCGGGCGCTGCGAGCGCTGCGGAGGTCAAGGCGGTCAGCGCCGCGCGGCTGCTCGACGTGGCGAGCGGCAAGTATGTCGACAACCCCCTGGTCATCGTCACCGACGGCCGCATCACCAGCATCGGCAAGAAGGGCGACGCGGTTCCGGCCGGGGCCGTCGCCGTCGACCTGCCCGGCGCGACCCTGCTGCCGGGTCTGATCGACATGCACGTGCACCTCGACAGTCTGGCCGAGGTGGGCGGCTATAACAGCCTCGAATACAGTGACCGCTTCTGGAGCGTCATCCAGACCGCCAACGCCAAGAAGACGCTGGAGGCCGGCTTCACCACGGTGCGCAACGTCGGCGCGGCCGACTATGACGATGTGGGCCTGCGCGAGGCGATCGACGCGGGCTATGTGCCCGGTCCCCGGATCGTCACCGCCGCCATCTCGTTCGGCGCCACGGGCGGCCACTGCGACTCGACCTTCTTCCCGCCGTCGATGGACCAGAAGAACCCCTTCAACAGCGACAGTCCCGACGAGGCCCGCAAGGCCGTGCGGACGCTGAAGAAGTACGGCGCGCAGGTGATCAAGATCTGCGCCACGGGCGGGGTGTTCTCGCGCGGCAACGAGCCGGGCCAGCAGCAGCTGACCTATGAGGAGATGAAGGCGGTCGTCGACGAGGCGCACATGGCGGGCATCAAGGTCGCCGCCCACGCCCACGGCGCCTCTGGCATCCGCGAGGCGGTGCGGGCCGGGGTCGACACCATCGAGCACGCCAGCCTCGTGGACGACGAGGGCATCAAGCTGGCGGTCCAGAAGGGCGCCTACTTCTCGATGGACATCTACAACACCGACTACACCCAGGCCGAGGGCAAGAAGAACGGCGTCCTGGAAGACAACCTACGCAAGGACCGCGACATCGGCGAACTGCAGCGCGAGAACTTCCGCAAGGCGCTGAAGGCCGGGGTGAAGATGGTCTACGGCACCGACGCTGGCATCTATCCGCACGGCGACAACGCCAAGCAGTTCGCCGTGATGGTGCGGTATGGCGCGACGCCCTTGCAGGCGATCCAGTCGGCGACCGTGACCGCCGCCGAGGCGCTTGGCCGCGGCAAGGACGTCGGTCAGGTGGCCGTGGGCCGCTATGGCGACATGATCGCGGTGGCCGGCGACCCGCTGGCCGACGTCACCACGCTGGAGAAGCCGGTCTTCGTGATGAAGGGCGGCGCGGTGGTGAAGGCGCCTTAG
- the radC gene encoding RadC family protein, translating into MVSVSSLAISDGAPDEPPAHTPAPLPPKPPRKSAHAHHLGHRERLRERAAKGGFVALPDYELIELFLFRTFPRGDVKPLAKALLTRFGSLDAVLGATVEELRTVQGVGEAAAMDLKLLHEVALRAGRDKIAKRPVISSWSALLGYVRVALANESREQFRVLFLDKKNQLIADEVLNRGTVDHAPVYPREVMRRALELSSSNIIILHNHPSGDPTPSRPDIDMTKQIVEAGKALKIAVHDHLVVGRDGVASFKALGLM; encoded by the coding sequence ATGGTCAGTGTTTCTTCCCTGGCGATCTCCGACGGCGCGCCCGATGAGCCGCCCGCGCATACGCCCGCTCCCCTGCCGCCCAAGCCGCCTCGGAAGTCCGCCCACGCCCATCACCTGGGCCACCGGGAGCGCCTGCGCGAGCGGGCGGCCAAGGGCGGGTTCGTCGCCCTGCCCGACTATGAGCTGATCGAGCTCTTCCTGTTCCGCACCTTCCCGCGCGGCGACGTCAAGCCGCTGGCCAAGGCGCTGCTCACCCGGTTCGGCTCGCTGGACGCGGTGCTGGGCGCGACGGTCGAGGAGCTGCGCACCGTGCAAGGCGTGGGCGAGGCCGCCGCCATGGACCTGAAGCTGCTGCACGAGGTGGCCCTACGCGCCGGCCGCGACAAGATCGCCAAGCGGCCGGTCATCTCGTCCTGGAGCGCCCTGCTGGGCTATGTCCGCGTGGCCCTGGCCAACGAGTCGCGCGAGCAGTTTCGGGTGCTGTTCCTCGACAAGAAAAACCAGCTGATCGCCGACGAGGTGCTCAACCGCGGCACGGTCGATCATGCCCCCGTCTATCCGCGCGAGGTGATGCGCCGGGCGCTGGAGCTCTCCTCCAGCAACATCATCATTCTGCACAACCATCCGTCCGGTGATCCGACCCCGTCGCGCCCCGACATCGACATGACCAAGCAGATCGTCGAGGCCGGAAAAGCCCTGAAGATCGCCGTGCATGATCATTTGGTGGTCGGTCGCGACGGCGTGGCCAGCTTCAAGGCGCTGGGGTTGATGTGA
- the sfsA gene encoding DNA/RNA nuclease SfsA — protein sequence MLLPQPLIHGRLVSRYKRFFADLVLDDGQEITAHCPNPGAMLGVKDPGQGAWVSWLDDPKRKLAYTLQMVEQGNALVGINTLLPNRLVAEALAADAIPELSGYTTIKPEVKYAKASRVDFLLTHPDRPPCWLEVKNCHLSRTPGLAEFPDCKAERSTRHLEDLVAQVREGHRAVALFVVQREDCEAFSACADLDPKFAAGLEAAAKAGVEVLVYACAMGTKAVRIDRRIAWTNAHLTAI from the coding sequence ATGCTGCTGCCGCAACCGCTGATCCATGGTCGTCTGGTGAGCCGCTACAAGCGGTTCTTCGCCGACCTCGTACTGGACGACGGCCAGGAGATCACCGCCCACTGCCCCAATCCGGGGGCCATGCTGGGGGTGAAGGATCCCGGCCAAGGCGCCTGGGTGTCGTGGTTGGACGATCCCAAGCGCAAGCTGGCCTACACCCTGCAGATGGTCGAGCAGGGAAACGCTCTGGTCGGGATCAACACCCTGCTGCCCAACCGGCTGGTGGCCGAGGCCCTGGCGGCGGACGCCATCCCCGAGCTCTCCGGCTATACGACGATCAAGCCCGAGGTGAAGTACGCCAAGGCCAGCCGCGTCGACTTCCTGCTGACCCACCCCGATCGCCCGCCCTGCTGGCTGGAGGTCAAGAACTGCCACCTCTCCCGCACCCCGGGCCTGGCTGAGTTTCCCGACTGCAAGGCCGAGCGCTCGACCCGCCACCTGGAAGACCTCGTCGCCCAGGTCCGCGAGGGTCACCGGGCCGTGGCCCTGTTCGTCGTCCAGCGCGAGGACTGCGAGGCGTTCAGCGCCTGCGCCGACCTCGACCCGAAGTTCGCGGCGGGACTGGAGGCGGCGGCGAAGGCCGGGGTGGAGGTGCTGGTCTATGCCTGCGCGATGGGGACCAAGGCGGTGCGGATCGATCGGCGGATCGCCTGGACCAACGCTCACCTAACAGCGATTTAA
- the map gene encoding type I methionyl aminopeptidase, with the protein MTLDTALEIEAETRTGQIKLHKAEDFEGMRKAGKLAAECLDMLIPHVQPGVSSDELDRLAREFILDNGGLPACLYYRGYPKTVCISRNHVVCHGIPGDWALKEGDIVNIDVTAIVDGWHGDTSRMYGVGEVGPRARRLVEITYEGMRRGLEAVKPGATLGDIGHAIQSYVEAQRCSVVRDFCGHGLGRVFHDAPNILHFGRPGQGAVLKPGMFFTVEPMVNLGKPAVKVLNDGWTAVTRDKSLSAQCEHSIGVTEDGYEIFTASPAGLFQPAILGG; encoded by the coding sequence ATGACCCTGGACACCGCCCTCGAGATCGAAGCCGAGACCCGCACGGGTCAGATCAAGCTGCACAAGGCCGAGGACTTCGAGGGCATGCGCAAGGCCGGCAAGCTGGCCGCCGAATGCCTAGACATGCTGATCCCGCACGTGCAGCCGGGCGTCTCGTCCGACGAGCTGGACCGGCTGGCGCGCGAGTTCATCCTCGACAACGGCGGCCTGCCCGCCTGCCTCTACTATCGCGGCTATCCCAAGACGGTCTGCATCTCGCGCAACCATGTGGTCTGCCACGGCATTCCGGGCGACTGGGCCCTGAAGGAAGGCGACATCGTCAATATCGACGTGACCGCCATCGTCGACGGCTGGCACGGCGACACCTCGCGCATGTATGGCGTGGGCGAGGTGGGCCCGCGCGCGCGCCGCCTGGTCGAGATCACCTATGAGGGCATGCGGCGGGGCCTCGAGGCCGTGAAGCCGGGCGCCACGCTGGGCGACATCGGCCACGCCATCCAGTCGTATGTCGAGGCCCAGCGCTGCTCGGTGGTGCGCGATTTCTGCGGCCACGGCCTGGGCCGCGTGTTCCACGACGCCCCGAACATCCTGCACTTTGGCCGCCCCGGCCAGGGCGCGGTGCTCAAGCCCGGCATGTTCTTCACCGTCGAGCCGATGGTGAATCTCGGCAAGCCCGCCGTGAAGGTGCTGAACGACGGCTGGACCGCCGTGACCCGCGACAAGTCGCTGTCGGCCCAGTGCGAGCACTCGATCGGCGTGACGGAGGACGGCTATGAGATCTTCACCGCCTCGCCGGCCGGGCTGTTCCAGCCGGCGATCCTGGGCGGCTGA
- a CDS encoding helix-turn-helix domain-containing protein: protein MAEDKSPDPVDIHVGRRLRMRRKDLGYSQQALADALGLTFQQVQKYEGGSNRISASKLHGAAMFLKTPVAFFFEGLEDPEGVDGTAAELANEMASFWSLPGGPDLARAFSAIESVGMRKHLLDLARAIAGQE, encoded by the coding sequence ATGGCTGAAGACAAGTCTCCCGATCCCGTCGACATCCACGTCGGCCGCCGTTTGCGTATGCGTCGCAAGGACCTGGGCTATTCCCAGCAAGCGCTCGCCGACGCCCTGGGCCTGACCTTCCAGCAAGTTCAGAAGTACGAAGGCGGATCCAACCGGATCAGCGCCAGCAAACTGCATGGCGCAGCCATGTTCTTGAAGACACCGGTGGCATTCTTCTTCGAGGGTCTCGAGGATCCGGAGGGCGTCGACGGCACCGCCGCCGAACTGGCCAACGAGATGGCCAGCTTCTGGTCGCTGCCCGGCGGTCCGGATCTGGCCCGCGCCTTCTCGGCCATCGAGTCGGTTGGCATGCGCAAACACCTGCTGGACCTGGCCCGCGCGATCGCCGGCCAGGAGTAG
- a CDS encoding beta strand repeat-containing protein has translation MAYTLDQLTAAYRAANNGVQPDAAASVELQVIAHRLQAGQITDQAAMSYVVNSADNDVSVAIQVYQFFTARTPTKAGLDYLVNSPANPNDLNDPYYAKFGLEDRYINFALNLGVLGEGASHFSAVYGGLTFGAFVTAAYQAIIGSSYAMAAGINPAAAIADITSRKANFEAIARQAGVIGATSTAAQVDIAVKAAVIGYLMGEGVKADVGLYAAGANNFIHALVTGHAQYGVDLTTYYSPLGGGMGNNNAPPPPPEAEAPVSQSLTLTTAADNLTGGGANDTFTAYISAIGTNSTLNATDVLNGGAGTDTLVLTVDGAGAGALPAATITDIEVFRINETGGTDGVYDFAAVAAEISVVNNKSTDAVTFNNIGTGASLSIVGDGAVTNGATTFTMAAATNAVTLNLQGGLKGGANITRNQTGAATVVINSTGGANAVGVIDLDTATALSGLTINATTNLTGALAADYAAASTLTVTGAGQVDLSAATLSTNFSQITSAAQTAGGLIVKVGALTQFTGGAGNDGVYVDALVYNNPAITAVGGGGTDTVRFTDQAALTATTALYLTGFEVIALADDNDGALDTFDASMMAGIQSFVLGADSAGDGYSVTNLSAAQAGAITISGAQTVAPTLALANAAGGTDVVSITVNDGLAAMNTLSVANLNIASVETVNLALTDNLTLSSITGLTGFTKLAVTGAGALNLTTGALAVNPATTIDASAATGTVTINASAATGNGLTLKGSATQANTLTGTTQADTIVGGDGVDILTGRGGNDTLTGGNGADIFVVTNLTQASNGTDSYTDFNFGTATTAVDQIRVDVTSTTIRFGTASGGITAASGTEILVLDVNTYANASAAQAAARLLFGDNDNAAEAIVIWQLDGGDLQLSTYTDFSADATANGTLQTQMVTFVGLTLANAASLINAGDFNLI, from the coding sequence ATGGCCTATACGTTAGACCAGCTAACCGCAGCCTACCGGGCCGCCAACAATGGCGTGCAGCCCGACGCAGCCGCTTCGGTCGAACTGCAGGTGATCGCCCACAGATTGCAGGCCGGCCAGATCACAGACCAGGCCGCCATGTCCTATGTGGTCAACAGCGCCGACAACGACGTTTCCGTCGCGATCCAGGTCTACCAGTTCTTCACCGCCAGAACCCCGACCAAGGCCGGCCTCGACTATCTGGTCAACTCTCCCGCCAACCCCAACGACCTGAACGACCCCTATTACGCGAAGTTCGGACTGGAAGACCGCTACATCAATTTCGCGCTCAACCTCGGCGTATTGGGTGAAGGCGCCTCCCACTTCAGCGCCGTCTATGGCGGTCTGACCTTCGGCGCCTTCGTCACCGCCGCCTACCAGGCCATAATCGGCTCAAGCTACGCCATGGCCGCCGGAATCAACCCCGCCGCCGCCATCGCAGACATCACCAGCCGCAAGGCCAATTTCGAAGCTATCGCCCGTCAGGCCGGCGTGATTGGCGCCACCTCCACCGCGGCCCAGGTCGATATCGCCGTCAAGGCGGCGGTGATCGGCTATCTGATGGGCGAGGGGGTAAAGGCCGACGTAGGCCTGTACGCCGCCGGCGCGAACAACTTCATCCACGCCCTCGTGACAGGCCACGCCCAGTACGGCGTCGACCTAACCACGTATTATTCCCCGCTCGGCGGCGGCATGGGCAACAACAACGCCCCGCCGCCGCCGCCCGAGGCGGAAGCGCCGGTCAGCCAGTCTCTCACCCTGACCACGGCCGCCGATAACCTCACGGGCGGCGGCGCCAACGACACCTTCACCGCCTATATCTCCGCCATCGGCACGAACAGCACGCTCAATGCGACCGACGTCCTCAACGGCGGCGCTGGGACCGACACATTGGTCCTGACAGTGGACGGGGCCGGCGCGGGCGCCTTGCCCGCAGCGACCATCACCGACATCGAGGTGTTCAGGATCAACGAGACCGGCGGCACGGACGGCGTCTACGACTTCGCCGCTGTCGCTGCTGAGATCTCTGTGGTCAACAACAAGAGTACTGACGCCGTCACCTTCAACAACATCGGCACGGGCGCGTCGCTCAGCATCGTCGGCGACGGGGCGGTCACCAACGGGGCCACCACCTTCACCATGGCCGCAGCCACCAACGCCGTAACCCTGAACCTGCAGGGCGGCCTGAAGGGCGGGGCCAACATCACTCGCAACCAGACAGGCGCGGCCACGGTGGTGATCAATTCCACCGGCGGCGCCAATGCCGTCGGCGTAATCGACCTCGACACAGCCACCGCCCTGAGCGGCCTCACCATCAACGCCACGACCAACTTGACCGGCGCGCTCGCGGCTGACTACGCCGCCGCCTCCACCCTGACGGTAACGGGCGCGGGTCAGGTCGACCTCTCCGCCGCGACCCTCAGCACTAACTTCAGCCAGATCACTTCCGCGGCGCAGACGGCGGGCGGTCTCATCGTGAAGGTCGGCGCGCTGACCCAGTTTACCGGCGGAGCGGGGAACGACGGCGTCTATGTCGACGCTCTGGTCTATAACAACCCGGCGATCACCGCCGTTGGCGGCGGCGGAACCGACACAGTCCGTTTCACCGATCAAGCGGCGCTGACCGCCACCACCGCCCTTTACCTCACCGGCTTCGAGGTCATCGCCCTGGCCGACGACAACGACGGCGCCCTCGACACCTTCGACGCCTCGATGATGGCTGGGATCCAATCGTTCGTCCTGGGCGCCGACTCCGCCGGCGACGGCTATTCAGTGACGAACCTCAGCGCGGCCCAGGCGGGTGCGATCACCATCAGCGGCGCCCAGACCGTGGCCCCGACCCTTGCCCTGGCCAACGCCGCCGGCGGGACCGACGTCGTGTCTATCACTGTCAACGACGGCCTGGCGGCGATGAACACCCTGAGCGTGGCCAACCTCAACATCGCTAGCGTCGAGACCGTCAACCTAGCCCTCACCGACAACCTGACGCTGTCCTCGATCACCGGCCTGACGGGCTTCACCAAGCTCGCGGTCACCGGGGCGGGGGCGCTCAACCTGACGACCGGGGCCCTGGCGGTGAACCCCGCCACGACCATCGACGCCTCGGCGGCGACCGGGACTGTGACCATCAACGCCTCGGCCGCCACAGGCAACGGCCTGACCCTCAAAGGCTCGGCCACCCAGGCCAACACCCTCACCGGCACAACACAGGCGGACACCATCGTCGGGGGGGATGGCGTCGACATCCTCACCGGTCGTGGAGGCAACGACACCCTGACAGGCGGAAATGGCGCCGACATTTTTGTCGTCACAAACCTTACGCAAGCGAGCAACGGCACGGACAGCTACACCGACTTCAACTTCGGGACCGCAACCACCGCCGTCGACCAGATTCGCGTCGACGTCACCTCCACCACCATAAGATTCGGCACCGCCAGCGGTGGCATCACCGCCGCCTCGGGTACGGAAATCCTGGTCTTGGACGTTAACACATACGCAAACGCCAGCGCGGCCCAAGCTGCGGCCCGTTTGCTCTTCGGCGACAACGACAACGCAGCCGAGGCCATCGTGATCTGGCAACTTGACGGTGGGGATCTACAACTGTCGACCTATACGGACTTCAGCGCAGACGCGACCGCCAACGGCACTTTGCAAACCCAGATGGTCACCTTCGTTGGCCTGACCCTGGCCAACGCCGCATCGCTGATCAACGCGGGCGACTTCAATCTGATCTAA